Proteins encoded together in one Cyanobacterium sp. T60_A2020_053 window:
- the atpD gene encoding F0F1 ATP synthase subunit beta — translation MVATQEKTNVGKITQVIGPVVDAEFPSGNLPRIYNALRIEGTNEAGQSVAVTCEVQQLLGDNQVRAVSMTTTDGLVRGMEIVDLGKPISVPVGKATLGRIFNVLGEPVDNKGPVNAEETFPIHRKAPAFTDLVTQPTVFETGIKVVDLLTPYRQGGKIGLFGGAGVGKTVIMMELINNIAIQHGGVSVFGGVGERTREGNDLYNEMIESNVIDAENPENSKIALVYGQMNEPPGARMRVGLSALTMAEYFRDVNKQDVLLFIDNIFRFVQAGSEVSALLGRMPSAVGYQPTLGTDMGDLQERITSTKEGSITSIQAVYVPADDLTDPAPATTFAHLDGTTVLSRGLASKGIYPAVDPLGSTSTMLQPHIVGEEHYNTARAVQSTLQRYKELQDIIAILGLDELSEEDRLVVDRARKIERFLSQPFFVAEVFTGSPGKYVSLEDTIKGFQKILAGELDHLPEQAFYLVGNIDEAIAKGEKLKG, via the coding sequence ATGGTAGCAACACAAGAAAAAACAAACGTTGGTAAAATTACCCAAGTAATCGGGCCAGTGGTTGATGCTGAATTCCCTAGCGGCAATCTTCCCCGTATTTATAATGCTTTACGCATCGAAGGCACAAACGAAGCAGGTCAATCCGTAGCCGTTACCTGTGAAGTACAACAACTTTTAGGGGATAACCAAGTGCGCGCGGTATCCATGACTACCACGGATGGTTTAGTTAGAGGTATGGAAATTGTTGACCTCGGTAAACCTATTAGTGTTCCCGTCGGTAAAGCCACTTTAGGACGAATTTTCAACGTTTTAGGTGAACCTGTCGATAACAAGGGACCCGTTAATGCAGAAGAAACTTTCCCTATTCACCGCAAAGCGCCCGCCTTCACAGATTTAGTTACTCAACCTACGGTATTTGAAACTGGTATTAAAGTAGTTGACCTTTTAACTCCTTATCGTCAAGGTGGTAAAATTGGTTTGTTTGGGGGCGCTGGTGTTGGTAAAACCGTTATTATGATGGAATTAATTAACAACATCGCTATTCAACACGGAGGTGTATCTGTGTTTGGTGGTGTGGGTGAGCGCACCCGTGAAGGTAATGACCTTTACAACGAAATGATCGAATCTAACGTAATCGATGCGGAAAACCCTGAAAACTCTAAAATTGCTCTCGTTTATGGTCAGATGAATGAGCCACCCGGAGCGAGAATGCGTGTGGGTTTATCGGCTTTGACTATGGCGGAGTATTTCCGTGATGTGAACAAACAAGACGTATTGTTATTCATTGATAACATCTTCCGTTTCGTTCAAGCCGGTTCAGAAGTATCAGCGTTACTTGGTAGAATGCCCTCTGCGGTAGGTTATCAACCCACTCTCGGTACTGATATGGGTGATTTACAAGAGCGTATCACTTCCACCAAAGAAGGTTCTATCACCTCTATTCAAGCGGTTTACGTTCCTGCGGATGACTTAACTGACCCAGCGCCCGCCACCACTTTTGCTCACTTAGATGGTACAACTGTATTGTCTCGTGGTTTAGCATCCAAAGGTATTTATCCTGCGGTTGATCCGTTAGGTTCTACCAGCACCATGTTACAGCCCCATATCGTAGGGGAAGAACACTACAACACGGCGCGCGCTGTGCAATCTACTTTACAACGCTACAAAGAGTTACAAGACATTATCGCTATTCTCGGTTTGGATGAATTATCCGAAGAAGATCGTTTAGTGGTGGATCGCGCTCGTAAAATTGAGCGTTTCTTGTCTCAACCTTTCTTCGTAGCAGAAGTATTCACTGGTAGCCCCGGTAAATATGTATCTTTAGAAGATACGATCAAAGGTTTCCAAAAAATTCTTGCCGGTGAATTAGACCATTTACCTGAACAAGCCTTCTATTTAGTTGGTAACATTGACGAAGCCATCGCTAAAGGTGAAAAACTCAAAGGCTAA
- a CDS encoding F0F1 ATP synthase subunit epsilon codes for MTLTVRVITPDRTVWDQNAQEVILPSGTGQLGILTDHAPLLTNLDIGVLRVRTEKEWQSIAVMGGFAEVENNEVKVLVNGAELASAIDREEAQNLFNEAQAQLNEANGKGDRLSILKANTNFKKARARLQATNK; via the coding sequence ATGACTTTAACAGTAAGAGTAATTACGCCCGATCGCACCGTTTGGGATCAAAATGCCCAAGAGGTAATTTTACCTAGTGGCACTGGACAGTTAGGGATTTTAACCGATCACGCTCCTTTATTAACTAACCTTGATATTGGGGTGTTGCGGGTGCGCACGGAGAAAGAATGGCAATCCATCGCCGTTATGGGTGGTTTTGCTGAGGTAGAAAATAATGAGGTTAAAGTATTGGTGAATGGTGCTGAATTAGCTAGTGCCATTGATCGTGAAGAAGCCCAAAATCTCTTTAATGAAGCTCAAGCTCAGTTAAATGAGGCTAATGGTAAAGGTGATCGTTTATCCATACTCAAGGCTAATACTAATTTTAAGAAAGCTAGAGCTAGACTTCAAGCTACCAATAAATAA
- a CDS encoding HEPN domain-containing protein, translated as MKFDWSEYLKLAQELIESETNEAKQRSAISRAYYAVFCYARNYLKDYLDFQSRRGENEHQTVAEEFKTYDSQNRKMREIGNDLSRLRLDRNKADYEDVFIGLGSKAKFALKLATSIIDKINELIKEKSL; from the coding sequence ATGAAATTTGATTGGTCAGAATATTTAAAATTAGCACAAGAACTCATTGAAAGTGAAACTAATGAGGCAAAACAACGATCTGCCATCAGTAGAGCTTATTATGCTGTTTTTTGTTACGCCAGAAATTATTTAAAAGATTATTTAGATTTTCAATCAAGACGAGGAGAAAATGAACATCAGACTGTCGCTGAAGAATTTAAAACTTATGATTCTCAAAATAGAAAAATGAGAGAAATAGGAAATGATTTAAGTCGATTACGTTTAGATAGAAATAAAGCTGATTATGAAGACGTTTTTATTGGTTTAGGAAGTAAAGCAAAATTCGCTTTAAAGTTAGCTACAAGTATCATTGATAAAATAAATGAATTAATTAAAGAAAAAAGCCTTTAA